GAATCGTTGCCTGGCGTACTGACCAAAATTTTCCGCCCTGCACGCAACGATTCAACTCTACGAGGCCCGCGAAGGAGTTCCGGCGGGCCTCAAGGCCATGGCGACACCGGGCCGCAGTCCGTCAATTAAAAAAACAACCCAAACAACGCCTCACTCTTCACCAAAAAAACACCTTCCATCACCGTCTCAAGGCACGGTGTCGTCATGGTCTTGAGGCGCGTCGGCTGTCTGACTGAGCCAGGCATCGTTTGTTGAATCGTTGCCGGGCGTACTGATCGAAATTTTCCGCCCTGCACGCAACGATTCAACTCTACGAGGCCCGCGAAGGAGTTCCGGCGGGCCTCAAGGCCATGGCGACACCGGGCCGCAGTCCGCCAACCAAAAACCACCCAGCCTGCCCCCCCCCGACCCTTTCCCCCTATTCGCCAAAAGCCTGCGCCATCAGATGCCGGTAAAGCCCCCCCAGATCCGCCGGTGTCCGACCAAATACGGCCTGCCAAACCTCGTCCGACTCCATGCAAAGATACAGCTGCCGATCAAGCCCGCCCCGGCGCAACGCGTCGGCCAGAAAACGGAACTGCTCGACCCGCAAGGGACGCAGCAGGCGCTGTTTACCGTCGATGCCGGTTATGAACTCTCCGTGAATGTAGCCTGACCCGGGAAAATTCTCGATGATGCAGCGCTTGAGGTCCGGCATGTGCCGAAAGGAGCCCATACTTACATAGGCGATCTCTTCGGGACGCAGATGGTCGAAGATCATCTCGGCGGTACGGGCATAGCCTTCCTGCCAGCCGGAAAAATGGATCATGGGGTCAAAATGCAGGCAGACCCGAAAACCTTCCCGGGCGCAGGTCCTCGCCGCTGCGAGGCGCTCTTCCAGGCTCGCGCACTCGCCCTGTTCCTCATGGTCGGCGATGGCCGGCGCGTTCATGGACCAGGCCGGCAGAACCCGGGACGGATCGCGCACCACGTCCATCCAGGACAGGTCCACGACCTTGGATTTGAGTTCAAGGCAGACTTGCGGATAGCTCCCCAGGAACTCGATCAGGTCCCGGCTGTAGCCGGTCAGGGCTTCAAGAACCAGGGAATCGGTGAACTCCCCGGTGCCGACCCGATAGCGGCGATCCGGGTTTGCGCTGAAGGCCTGGTCAAGCTCACGCCACAGATCATCCTGGTTGGCCCAGACCTTGAGCACGCGATCCTGAAAATAGGCTTGCAGGATGCAATACGAGCAGCGCAGCGGACAATTCTCGCCGATGTGCACGATCTGGTACCCGCAACAGCGATAATGACTGGTGCCGGGACAATGACGCAAAAAACGCCCCCGGTACCGTTTCAGATAAAGAATGTCTTCGCGCGCCAGCCCGGAAGAAAGGGCTTCGCCCTCGGCCAGCACTTCCGCCGTCAGGTGGGGCAGCTTCTGGCGCACGCGCTGCGCCACGGGGGAATCGGCCACGGCCGCATCGACCACTACCCGGCTGATGCCCTGCAGATAGGTGGGCAGCGTCTTCATTTGCCACCCAGCGGAAAAAGGCTGTCCAGATCTTCACGGGCCGCGATACGGGCAAGTTCGGCGCTGACGGCACGCAGCCCGTCCGGGCTCGTCAGACGCACGCTCAGTTCCACCGCGTTGCTCTCGAACACGTCCGGCTGCACAATCCTCCAGCGCGTTCCGGCCGAAACCCGGCGGACGGTGTCGATAAAATCGCGCTCCATGTCCGACAACACCGGGTAGCGCCGCAGGCGGATTTCATGGAGAATGCGGGTCATGGCATCTTTGGGCGAGAGCCCGGCAGCCAGAATCTCCCTCAGGCCCGCGTCCTCCAGCACCTGCGCCACGGAAACACCGTCGCGGGCGCGGATTTCGCGAATCCAGGTCAACACGTTGACCGCGTTCCCGCGCGACCAGGAGAGCGTTGCAAAAAGTGCCTCAAGGGCTTCAAGGTCATCGGCGGCAAAGGCTTCCAGAACGTCCGCACAGGCCAGGGGGACAGCCCCCGCGACCAGAAGCGCATCCCAGCGCGCAGGTAGCGTCAGCCAGGAACGGATCAGGCGCAGCCGCTTGGAGCGAGCCTCGATACCGAGCGTCTCCAGAACCCGCTCCATGTTCACGTCCGGCAGGGCGTTGAAATAGCGCAGGGCCAGGACGAGCTGCCCGTCTGACAACTCCGCTCCGGCGTTGGACTGTACATAGGCCAATCCTCTGTCCTCGGCGCTCAGGAGCCCCAGATCCATGCACAGAATTTCGCGGTCAAGCTCCGCCAGGGCGACCACCCGGGCCGCGCCCGCAACGAGCACGGGCCGCGCGCCTTTGCCATCGACCAGCACAGGCACAAGTTGTCCATGATCCTTCAGACTGCGGTAGAGGGCCGGGGAGGGCGGATTGGACCAGAAAAGCCAGGCCCCATCGGCATCCATATCCTCGGCGCGGCAGCGCAGAAGCGCGGCGCATGCAGGATCCCGGGGCAGTGTGTCGACCGTATTCATGATTTTCTCTCAAAGATTTTGAAGAATTACGCAGTGCTTAAAATCCCATTGCCCTTGACAACTTCCAAGCCCCCTCCCTATAGGGGTATTTCTTGAAAAAGTTCAGGATCGCAGACGGGTTACAAGCACCCAGAGGTTATAGAGCGTGGGACTTTCATCCAATTTCTTCTCTTTTGCAAGCGAATTCCCGTCC
This Desulfomicrobium apsheronum DNA region includes the following protein-coding sequences:
- a CDS encoding SPL family radical SAM protein, with product MKTLPTYLQGISRVVVDAAVADSPVAQRVRQKLPHLTAEVLAEGEALSSGLAREDILYLKRYRGRFLRHCPGTSHYRCCGYQIVHIGENCPLRCSYCILQAYFQDRVLKVWANQDDLWRELDQAFSANPDRRYRVGTGEFTDSLVLEALTGYSRDLIEFLGSYPQVCLELKSKVVDLSWMDVVRDPSRVLPAWSMNAPAIADHEEQGECASLEERLAAARTCAREGFRVCLHFDPMIHFSGWQEGYARTAEMIFDHLRPEEIAYVSMGSFRHMPDLKRCIIENFPGSGYIHGEFITGIDGKQRLLRPLRVEQFRFLADALRRGGLDRQLYLCMESDEVWQAVFGRTPADLGGLYRHLMAQAFGE